Within the Streptomyces sp. NBC_00554 genome, the region ACATACGGGGCCGGAGCGACAACCGGGCTTCGGGGAACGGTTACTTGGTGTCGCCGCTCTGCGGCCTCGGCACCTCGCCCACCGCAGCCTCCTGCTGCAGGCCGAGACGGCTGTGCGAGCGCCCGTACAGGAAGTAGATGACGAAGCCGATCACCATCCAGATCCCGAACCGCAGCCAGGTCTCCGCGGGCAGGTTCAGCATCAGCCAGAGGGAGGCGAGGACGGAGACGATGGGGAGGAAGGGCACCCAGGGGGTACGGAAGGAGCGGGGCAGCTCCGGCCGGGTGCGACGGAGGATGATCACGCCGATCGCGACCACGACGAAGGCGAACAGCGTGCCGATGTTCACCAGCTCGGCGAGTTCACTCAGGCTGGTGAACCCCGCGAGGATCGCGATGATCACACCGAGCAGGATGGTCGGCCTGTGCGGTGTCTTGAAGCGCGGGTGGACGTGCGAGAAGAAGCGCGGCAGCAGTCCGTCGCGGCTCATCGCGAAGAAGACCCGGGTCTGGCCGAGGAGCAGGATCATGCACACCGTGGTCAGGCCGACGGCGGCGCCGAAGCTGATGAAGCCCGCGAACCAGGGGTGCCCGGTGGCCTTGAACGCGTCGGCGAGCGGCGCGTCCACGGACAGCTTGGTGTAATGCTGCATGCCGGTCACGACGATCGCCACCGCGACGTACAGGGTGGTGCAGATGATCAGCGAGCCGAGGATGCCGCGCGGCATGTCCCGCTGCGGGTTCTTCGTCTCCTCCGCGGCCGTGGCCACGACGTCGAAACCGATGAAGGCGAAGAAGACGACGGAAGCGGCGGTGAAGATGCCCATCACGCCGAAGTTGGAGGGCGCCCAGCCGAACATCAGCTGGATGAGCGGGGATTGGAGATCGCCGCCCGCCTCCACGGTCTGCGCCTTCGGGATGAACGGGTCGTAGTTGTCGCCCTCGATGAAGAACGCACCGGCGATGATCACGACCATGACGACGGTCACCTTGATGGCGACGACGACAGCGGTGATCCGGGCGGAGAGCTTCATGCCGAGTACGAGGATGCCGGTGAGCACCAGTACGAGGGCGGCGGCCAGGATGTCGAAGCCGAAGCCGTCGGCCCCCTCTCTCCCGCTGAGCGACGCTGGCAGGTGCCAGCCCGCGTTGTCAAGGAGCGAGGCGATGTAGCCGGACCAGCCGACGGCGACCACCGCCGTGCCCAGCGCGAACTCAAGGACGAGGTCCCAGCCGATGATCCAGGCGGGCAGCTCGCCGAGCGAGGCGTACGAGAAGGTGTACGCCGAGCCGGCGACCGGGACGGTGGACGCGAACTCGGCGTAGCAGATCGCGGCAAGCGCGCAGACGACACCGGACACCACGAAGGCCAAGGCGACGGCGGGGCCGGCGTTGTTCTTGGCAACCGTGCCGGTGAGCACGAAGATGCCGGTGCCGATGATGACACCGACGCCGAACACGGTGAGATCCAGAGCCGACAGCGACTTCTTGAGTGCGTGCTCCGGCTCCTCAGTGTCCAAGATCGACTGTTCGACCTTCTTCGTTCTGAAGAGGGTGCTGCTCACGGGTGTACCTCCACGCTTGACGTCCTCGACATGATCGAGGGGGCGTGTGCTGCGCATGCCCCGGCGCGGACAGGTTCACGCAAATGGG harbors:
- a CDS encoding amino acid permease; translated protein: MSSTLFRTKKVEQSILDTEEPEHALKKSLSALDLTVFGVGVIIGTGIFVLTGTVAKNNAGPAVALAFVVSGVVCALAAICYAEFASTVPVAGSAYTFSYASLGELPAWIIGWDLVLEFALGTAVVAVGWSGYIASLLDNAGWHLPASLSGREGADGFGFDILAAALVLVLTGILVLGMKLSARITAVVVAIKVTVVMVVIIAGAFFIEGDNYDPFIPKAQTVEAGGDLQSPLIQLMFGWAPSNFGVMGIFTAASVVFFAFIGFDVVATAAEETKNPQRDMPRGILGSLIICTTLYVAVAIVVTGMQHYTKLSVDAPLADAFKATGHPWFAGFISFGAAVGLTTVCMILLLGQTRVFFAMSRDGLLPRFFSHVHPRFKTPHRPTILLGVIIAILAGFTSLSELAELVNIGTLFAFVVVAIGVIILRRTRPELPRSFRTPWVPFLPIVSVLASLWLMLNLPAETWLRFGIWMVIGFVIYFLYGRSHSRLGLQQEAAVGEVPRPQSGDTK